From Vicinamibacteria bacterium, the proteins below share one genomic window:
- a CDS encoding serine hydrolase domain-containing protein gives MQPQDRARGTNTFENTRRAFLKQAVGAAGALFALRSSPAWPSAVAEPEATPDQLRQMRLVAEAYMRKYDVPGMAVSVARHGQLVYEQAFGFADRARGERLTTSHLFRIASVSKPITSVAVFTLVEQGRLALSETVFGPRGVLQNDFGHPPFLPHVESLRIEHLLTHTGGGWQNDGTDPMFRNSRMNHHDLIAWAVSRLPLRYPPGEHYAYSNFGYCVLGRAIEKVTRRPYADYVRDDVLADCGVRAMRIGGNTLAERSSEEVTYHGQGENPYDMNIRRMDSHGGWLASASDLVRFAVRVDGFSPERDILRPETIQAMITPTNANPSYAKGWEVNSLRNWWHSGSLPGTATIMVRTRSDLCWAALTNTRRQKSPMEGDLDALIWQMVGKVPQWQA, from the coding sequence ATGCAGCCTCAGGACAGAGCGCGGGGGACAAACACGTTCGAGAACACCCGGAGGGCGTTCCTCAAACAAGCTGTCGGAGCAGCGGGGGCACTCTTCGCGCTGCGCAGCAGCCCCGCCTGGCCCTCCGCGGTCGCTGAGCCCGAAGCTACTCCGGACCAGCTTCGGCAGATGCGTCTGGTGGCCGAGGCCTATATGAGGAAATATGACGTGCCCGGGATGGCGGTGAGCGTGGCCCGCCACGGGCAGCTTGTTTACGAGCAAGCCTTCGGCTTCGCCGACAGGGCTCGCGGAGAGCGGTTGACAACGAGCCACCTTTTCCGCATTGCCAGTGTGAGCAAGCCGATAACCTCCGTGGCGGTCTTCACGCTGGTCGAGCAAGGACGTTTGGCCCTTTCCGAAACGGTGTTTGGGCCGCGGGGCGTGCTCCAGAACGACTTTGGCCACCCCCCCTTCCTCCCTCACGTCGAGAGCCTGCGCATCGAACACCTCCTCACTCACACCGGGGGCGGATGGCAGAACGACGGCACCGATCCCATGTTCCGCAACTCAAGGATGAACCACCACGATCTCATCGCCTGGGCGGTTTCCCGGCTTCCCCTTCGCTACCCGCCCGGGGAACACTATGCCTACTCGAACTTTGGCTACTGCGTGTTGGGACGGGCGATCGAGAAAGTGACCCGGCGTCCCTATGCGGACTATGTGCGCGACGACGTGCTGGCGGACTGTGGCGTTCGGGCCATGAGAATAGGCGGGAACACACTGGCGGAACGGTCGTCGGAGGAAGTCACATATCACGGCCAGGGTGAGAATCCCTATGACATGAATATACGCCGCATGGACTCCCATGGCGGTTGGCTCGCCAGCGCCAGCGATCTTGTGCGTTTTGCCGTCCGCGTCGATGGGTTCTCTCCCGAACGAGACATCCTCCGGCCGGAGACGATCCAGGCAATGATTACGCCCACGAACGCGAATCCGAGCTATGCAAAGGGGTGGGAGGTCAACTCCCTGCGGAACTGGTGGCATAGCGGTAGCCTCCCCGGCACCGCCACCATCATGGTGCGGACGAGGAGTGATCTGTGCTGGGCCGCCCTCACCAACACGCGCCGTCAGAAATCCCCTATGGAAGGGGATCTGGATGCCCTCATTTGGCAGATGGTTGGCAAGGTTCCGCAGTGGCAGGCATAG
- a CDS encoding zinc-dependent alcohol dehydrogenase codes for MKAAQLRGFRQALVVEQAPIPEPEAGEILLEVEACGVCHSDLHMAAGDWPDVAARMTLPAILGHEAVGRVAEKGAGVNGVSIGARVGVGWLHSVCGKCEHCRAGAENVCLERTVTSVDAPGGYAEFMRVRAAQAVPIPEGLSSAQAAPWFCAGLTVYHALQSASVAAGQRVAIFGVGGLGHLAIQLASGFGAEVVALDVSVAKLQLARAMGVKEALNALDPETVHRLKEGGGPHLALVTAPSKAAYDLAVRTLRRRGTLMVVGLPKEDLTFFADDLVVGEFRILGSAVGTRGEMRDLLARVASGAARCQVERWRLDDVNQVFDHLRQGDVLGRAVLEMKAPRTGC; via the coding sequence ATGAAGGCGGCGCAACTTAGGGGTTTCCGTCAGGCGCTCGTCGTAGAGCAGGCACCAATCCCCGAACCTGAGGCCGGTGAGATCCTGCTAGAGGTCGAGGCGTGCGGGGTTTGTCACTCGGACCTTCACATGGCGGCCGGTGACTGGCCCGATGTTGCGGCACGCATGACTCTGCCCGCAATACTCGGCCACGAGGCCGTGGGGCGGGTGGCCGAGAAGGGCGCCGGCGTGAATGGCGTCTCCATAGGTGCCCGGGTTGGAGTGGGCTGGCTGCACTCGGTGTGCGGGAAATGCGAGCACTGCCGAGCGGGGGCTGAAAACGTGTGCCTGGAGCGAACGGTGACCAGCGTTGACGCGCCGGGGGGTTATGCCGAGTTCATGCGGGTAAGGGCTGCACAGGCGGTGCCCATCCCGGAAGGTCTGTCGTCGGCCCAGGCCGCGCCCTGGTTCTGCGCCGGCCTGACCGTTTACCATGCCCTCCAAAGCGCCAGTGTGGCGGCAGGGCAACGTGTCGCCATCTTCGGTGTAGGCGGTCTGGGGCACCTCGCTATACAGCTGGCGTCTGGATTCGGGGCGGAGGTGGTGGCGCTCGACGTCAGCGTCGCGAAGTTGCAGCTCGCACGGGCCATGGGTGTGAAGGAGGCGCTCAACGCTCTTGATCCGGAGACCGTCCACCGGCTGAAAGAGGGCGGTGGCCCACACCTGGCCTTGGTCACGGCACCATCCAAGGCTGCCTACGACCTGGCGGTAAGGACGTTACGTCGTCGCGGGACCTTGATGGTCGTGGGATTGCCCAAGGAGGACCTGACTTTCTTCGCGGACGACTTGGTGGTGGGTGAGTTTCGGATTCTGGGCTCGGCAGTGGGGACACGCGGGGAGATGCGGGACCTTCTGGCGCGCGTTGCTTCGGGCGCGGCGCGCTGCCAAGTGGAGAGATGGCGCCTCGATGACGTCAATCAGGTCTTTGACCATCTCCGCCAGGGGGACGTTCTCGGGCGGGCCGTTCTCGAGATGAAGGCCCCCCGCACCGGCTGCTAA
- a CDS encoding plastocyanin/azurin family copper-binding protein, which translates to MYSQSLRLTIGSLALLALALAAGCGGGGYGSTPTTTPTTTQPSAGAADITITIAGENGSMSFSPNPASLKVGQKVAWHNGDSITHTASATSGAFDTGTIGPGTTSAAISLTTAGNWDYHCKIHPSMVGTVAVTQ; encoded by the coding sequence GTGTACTCGCAATCCTTGAGGCTCACGATTGGCAGCCTGGCTCTCCTCGCCCTAGCTTTGGCGGCGGGCTGCGGAGGTGGCGGGTACGGGTCAACGCCGACGACGACGCCAACAACAACCCAGCCCTCCGCGGGAGCGGCGGACATAACGATTACGATCGCTGGCGAGAACGGCAGCATGTCCTTCTCCCCGAATCCGGCCAGTTTGAAGGTGGGCCAGAAGGTGGCCTGGCACAACGGCGACAGCATCACTCACACCGCGTCTGCCACCTCGGGCGCCTTCGATACAGGCACCATCGGGCCAGGGACGACAAGCGCAGCAATCAGTCTGACGACGGCGGGAAATTGGGACTATCACTGTAAGATCCACCCCAGCATGGTGGGGACGGTGGCGGTCACTCAGTAG
- a CDS encoding TCR/Tet family MFS transporter translates to MPGESGGRRAALNFIFITVLLDMLALGIIVPVLPKLVVDFLLGDTARAAAFIGLFTTIWALMQFIFSPLLGLLSDRYGRRPVILLSNVGLGLDYIVMALAPTIGWLFVGRILSGITSASIATANAYISDVTPVEKRARSFGLLGAAFGVGFILGPALGGWLGARNPRLPFWFAAAFSLVNALYGLLVLPESLPTERRQTRLRWRLANPVGALVLLKSHPELLGLATVNFLGYLAHEVYPTVFVLYGDYRYHWNERTIGIVLALVGVATMVISAGVVGPVVARFGERRSLFAGLLLGAVGFALFGWAAVGWLFLVAIPINCLWALAGPPTQSMMTQRVSPSEQGALQGALGSVRSIAMIVGPGIFSLTFAASIAPERSVQIPGAPWYVAALLLLVATAVALAVAPKSAHVVKGGADVAEARTS, encoded by the coding sequence ATGCCCGGTGAGTCCGGCGGTCGTCGCGCTGCTCTGAACTTCATCTTTATCACCGTCCTTCTCGACATGCTCGCACTCGGGATCATCGTCCCCGTCCTGCCCAAGCTTGTCGTCGACTTTCTACTCGGCGATACCGCGCGCGCGGCAGCGTTCATAGGGTTATTCACCACCATTTGGGCGCTAATGCAGTTCATCTTCTCTCCTCTGCTCGGCTTGCTTTCCGATCGCTACGGGCGAAGGCCTGTGATCTTGCTCTCGAACGTCGGTCTCGGCCTGGATTACATCGTCATGGCCCTGGCACCGACGATTGGTTGGTTGTTCGTGGGCCGCATTCTTTCCGGCATCACTTCCGCGAGCATCGCGACCGCTAACGCGTACATCAGCGACGTCACGCCGGTCGAGAAGCGAGCTCGCTCGTTCGGGCTCCTCGGCGCTGCCTTCGGCGTGGGTTTCATCCTGGGGCCTGCCCTCGGAGGCTGGCTGGGCGCCAGGAATCCGCGCCTTCCCTTTTGGTTCGCGGCCGCCTTCAGCCTGGTCAACGCCCTCTACGGCCTGCTCGTACTGCCGGAATCGCTTCCTACCGAGCGGCGACAGACCCGACTCAGATGGAGACTGGCCAATCCCGTTGGAGCCCTCGTCCTTCTAAAGTCACATCCGGAGCTCTTGGGGCTCGCCACCGTGAACTTTCTCGGCTACCTCGCGCACGAGGTGTATCCAACGGTCTTCGTGCTCTACGGAGACTACCGATACCACTGGAATGAACGGACGATCGGCATTGTGCTCGCCCTCGTGGGCGTCGCCACAATGGTGATCTCAGCAGGGGTGGTTGGCCCCGTGGTGGCGCGCTTCGGTGAGCGGCGCTCACTGTTTGCGGGGCTTCTCTTGGGGGCGGTTGGATTTGCGCTCTTCGGCTGGGCAGCCGTGGGATGGCTCTTCCTGGTCGCGATCCCAATCAACTGTCTCTGGGCGCTCGCTGGGCCGCCTACTCAGTCAATGATGACCCAGCGTGTTTCGCCTTCGGAGCAGGGGGCGCTCCAAGGTGCCCTAGGTTCCGTCCGCAGCATCGCCATGATCGTAGGGCCCGGGATCTTCTCGCTGACCTTCGCTGCCTCCATCGCACCCGAACGGTCGGTTCAGATTCCCGGCGCTCCGTGGTATGTCGCGGCGCTACTGCTCCTTGTGGCGACCGCAGTAGCTTTGGCAGTTGCTCCTAAGAGCGCGCACGTCGTGAAGGGGGGAGCTGACGTGGCCGAAGCGCGAACGAGCTGA